One window of the Flavobacteriaceae bacterium YJPT1-3 genome contains the following:
- a CDS encoding Rid family detoxifying hydrolase produces MKTFWSLGLVFLLFACGQPPQQQDPVETQSQAEVVKPIFHASHEPRKKDAPYSDAVQVGNLFFLAGQVGIDGETRALVPGGIQAETKQVLENIKSVLEQHQMTLADVVKATVILEDINDFQAFNEVYTSYLPQKPARTTFAAAGLAANAAIEIEVVAVSSE; encoded by the coding sequence ATGAAAACTTTTTGGAGTCTTGGTTTGGTGTTCTTGCTTTTTGCTTGTGGGCAGCCCCCTCAGCAGCAGGATCCAGTGGAAACGCAGTCTCAAGCGGAAGTTGTGAAACCTATATTTCACGCTTCGCACGAGCCACGGAAAAAGGACGCTCCCTATAGTGATGCGGTTCAGGTAGGGAATTTATTTTTTCTCGCCGGACAGGTGGGTATTGACGGAGAGACCCGCGCCCTGGTGCCCGGAGGGATACAGGCAGAGACTAAACAAGTTTTGGAAAATATCAAGTCGGTTTTAGAACAACATCAAATGACGCTGGCCGATGTGGTGAAAGCGACTGTTATTCTTGAAGACATCAATGACTTCCAGGCGTTTAATGAAGTGTACACCTCCTATCTTCCTCAGAAACCTGCGCGCACCACTTTTGCTGCAGCAGGATTAGCCGCCAATGCGGCAATCGAAATTGAAGTAGTGGCCGTGAGTTCTGAATGA
- a CDS encoding 7-carboxy-7-deazaguanine synthase QueE — translation MSTTEQVNAGIQLPLMEEFYTIQGEGYHTGTAAYFIRIGGCDVGCHWCDVKESWNAETHPPTPITSIVQHAKAYSDTIVVTGGEPLMWNMDPLTLALKECNLKVHIETSGAHPLSGHWDWICLSPKKRMEPKAEVLKAANELKVIIYNRSDFEFAEKFAKQVNVDCQLFLQPEWSVREKMTPTIVDYVMKHPKWKISLQTHKYLNIP, via the coding sequence ATGAGCACAACAGAACAGGTAAACGCCGGAATCCAACTGCCTTTGATGGAAGAATTCTACACCATTCAAGGGGAAGGTTATCATACCGGTACCGCAGCCTATTTTATACGGATCGGGGGTTGTGATGTGGGCTGTCACTGGTGCGATGTTAAAGAAAGTTGGAATGCAGAAACGCATCCGCCTACACCCATCACTTCCATTGTTCAACACGCCAAGGCTTACAGTGATACAATCGTAGTGACCGGTGGCGAGCCACTGATGTGGAATATGGATCCGCTGACTCTCGCATTAAAAGAATGCAACTTAAAAGTGCACATTGAAACTTCTGGAGCACATCCCTTAAGTGGTCACTGGGATTGGATCTGCTTATCTCCTAAAAAACGAATGGAACCTAAGGCAGAGGTACTGAAAGCGGCTAATGAACTCAAAGTGATCATTTATAATCGTTCTGATTTTGAATTTGCAGAAAAGTTTGCTAAACAGGTGAATGTCGATTGTCAATTATTCCTTCAGCCCGAATGGAGCGTGCGCGAAAAAATGACGCCAACTATTGTTGACTATGTCATGAAACACCCCAAGTGGAAGATCTCCTTGCAAACCCATAAGTATTTGAATATACCCTAA
- a CDS encoding DUF2911 domain-containing protein: MKSIFTTAILVLAFLAAPQAWAQFPGLQKSPTDIAYARADRNATPDIKVIYSRPQKNGRVIFGDLEAYGKVWRTGADEATEIKLYSDMMMGGKRIEAGTYSLFTIPGEEEWTVILSSQTDVWGAYSYDESKDVARIQVPAGKGDTLEVFSIMFKPVDNGYHMVMGWDDTRVEVPFKKA, translated from the coding sequence ATGAAATCAATTTTTACTACAGCAATACTGGTTCTTGCCTTTTTGGCAGCGCCTCAGGCCTGGGCACAGTTTCCGGGCTTGCAAAAGAGTCCAACGGATATCGCTTACGCTCGGGCTGATCGCAACGCGACTCCAGATATCAAAGTCATCTACAGCCGTCCTCAAAAGAATGGCCGAGTTATTTTTGGCGATCTCGAGGCTTATGGAAAAGTCTGGAGAACCGGAGCTGATGAAGCCACAGAAATCAAGTTGTACAGTGATATGATGATGGGCGGAAAGCGCATTGAAGCAGGGACCTACTCGCTCTTCACCATTCCGGGAGAAGAAGAATGGACCGTTATACTAAGTAGTCAAACCGATGTCTGGGGCGCCTATAGCTACGATGAAAGCAAGGATGTTGCTCGAATTCAGGTTCCAGCAGGCAAGGGCGATACCTTAGAAGTATTCTCCATCATGTTTAAACCGGTAGACAACGGTTATCATATGGTCATGGGCTGGGATGATACTCGTGTAGAAGTTCCTTTCAAAAAGGCTTAA